CGCCTACCACATGGTCGGCGGCGTGCTGGTCGTTTCGGGCATCGTGCTGGCCACGGCCGGCGGACGCGGTTTCCGTCCGCCCCGGCCGGGCAAGCGGCCGGGGCCGTAAAAAATAAGAACTGCGGATGGCCTCTTCGCGGGCGCGGCCTAGCCGAGGTAGGCTTTCGTGACCCGGGGATCGTGGAGCAGTTCGGCCGACGGGCCGGACAACACGATGGCGCCCGCTTCCACCACGTAGGCGCGGGCCGCCACCCGCATGGCCTGGAAGGCGTTTTGCTCCACGAGCAGGATGGTCGTGCCCATGGCCCCCAGCCCGGCGATGATCTCGAAGATTTCCGCCACCAGAAGCGGCGCCAGGCCCAGACTCGGCTCGTCGAGGAGCAGCAGCCTCGGCCGGCTCATGAGCGCGCGGGCCATGGCCAGCATCTGCTGCTCGCCGCCGGAAAGCGTGCCGGCCAGCTGGCGCCGGCGTTCGGCCAGGCGGGGAAAGACCGAAAAAAGCCGCTCCTTGTCCGCGGCGATGCCGGCCCGGTCGCGGCGCACATAAGCCCCGAGCTCCAGGTTGTCGTCCACGGTTAGGCGCGAGAGCACCTGCCGGCCCTCGGGGCAGTGGGCCATGCCCCGGCGCACGAGCACCTCGGGGGCCAGGGCCGTGACGTCGCGGCCGTCATAGCGGATGGACCCGGCGCGGGGGGCGACCAGGCCGGAAACGGCCCGCAGGATGGTGCTCTTGCCCGCGCCGTTGGCGCCGATGAGGGTGACGATCTCGCCCTGGCCGATGGCCAGGGCGATGTCGCGCACGGCCACCACCGCCCCGTACGCCACGCGCAGTCCCGCGACCTCAAGCAGGGCCATGCCCCACCCCCCCGAGATAGGCCTCGATCACGGCCGGGTCCCGCTGCACGGCCTCGGGCGTGCCCAGGGCGATGGTCAGGCCGAAATGCAGCACCATCACCCGGTCGCACAGGCCCATGACCATGGGGACATTGTGTTCGATGAGAAAGACCGTCAGGCCGAAGCGCTCCCGGATGCCGCGGATGAAATCGGCCAGGGCCGATTTTTCGGCGGGATTGAGCCCGGCGGCCGGCTCGTCGAGGAGCAGCAGGCGCGGCGAAAGGGCCAGCGCCCGGGCGATCTCCAGGCGCCGGCGGTCGCCGTAGGGCAGGGAGGCGGCGACGTCCCCGGCCCGGTCGGCCAGATGCACGAGGGAAAGCAGCTCGAAGGCCCGGTCGGTGACTTCGCGCTCCTCGCGCCGGCTCCCCGGCGTGCCGAGCAGGGCGCGAAAAAGCCCCGAGCGGGCCTTGATGCGCCCGGCCACGCGCACGTTGTCCAGAAGCGACAGCCCCTCGAACAGGCGGATGTTCTGAAAGGTGCGGGCCAGGCCCAGCCCGGCGATGGTCTCGGGCCTGGCCCGGGTGATGTCGTGGCCGTCGAAGGCGACCGTGCCGCAATCGGGGCGCGTGAGGCCCGTGAGCAGGTTGAAAAGGGTGCTCTTGCCCGCGCCGTTGGGGCCGATAAGCCCCATGATTTCCCCTTGGCGCACGTCGAGGGACACGTCGCACACGGCGGTTAAGCCCCCGAAGCTGCGCCGCAGGTCCCGGGCCGCGAGCAGCGCCGTCATGCCGCCTCGCTCCGTGCCGCCCGCAGCCGCTTCCCCAGGCCGGCCAGGGCGCCCATGATGCCCCGGGGCAGGTAGACACAGGCGATGACCAGCACCAGGCCGTTTAAAATCATGCGCGAGTCCTGCAGGGGCCGCAGCAGCTCGGGCAGCCCGACCAGCAGGGCCGCGCCGCACAGCGGCCCCCAGATGGAGCGCGAGCCGCCGATGAGCACGTAGGCCAGGCAGGTGACCGAGGCGTCGAAGGTGCCCTGCCGGGCGTTCCAGGTGTTGAGCAAGGGGGCGGACATGGCCCCGGTGACCGTGGCCAGGGCGCAGCCCAGGACAAAGGCCGTGACCTTGTTGCGCGTGGTGGCCACGCCCATGGCCCCGGCGGCCAGCTCGTCCTCGCGGATGGCCAGCAGGGGCAGGCCCCGGCCCACCGTGCCCAGGCGGTGGACCAGCAGCATGGCGAAAAGGAACAGCGGCCCGAAAAACCACAGGTAGCCCAGCCGGGTCGTGAAGGGCTGGGGGATGCCGAAGATGCCCACGGCGCCGCCGGCGATGGGCAGGTTGAGCACGGCCACGCCCACCACCTGGACAAAGGCGATGGTGGCCAGGGCCAGGTAGATGCCCCGCAGCCGCAGGGCCGGATAGCCCACGGCCACACCCAGCACCACCCCCAGGGCCAGGGCGGCCAGCCATTCGACCGGGTACAGGAGCAGCCCCAGGCCGTCCCGCCAGGGCGCGAACCAGGCATGGGTGCCCATGATGGCCGCCACGTAGCCGCCCAGGGAGTAGAATCCCAGGCTGGCCAGGGACAGCTGGCCGGCCATGAGCGGCAGGTAGAGGCTCAGGCCTAAAAGCGCCTGCTGGACGATGGTGACGATGAGGAAGCCGTAGTTTTCGAGCAGGCCGGACATGGCTCAGACCTTCTGTTCCAGGCTGCCGCCGAGCAGCCCCTGGGGGCGGATCAAGAGGATGGCGAACAGCAGGACGAAGGCCACGGCCTCCTTGTACGAGCTCATGTCCGCCGGCAAGAACGCCTCGCCAAGGCCGATGACGAAACCGCCGACCACGGCCCCGGGAATGCTGCCGAGCCCGCCGAGCACCATGACGGCCAGGCCCTTGAGGCCGTAGGCCACGCCGAAATAGGGGCCGGACAGGCCGAAGGAGGCGCCGATGAGCGTGCCGGACAGGCCGCCGAGCAGGCCGGAGAGGAAAAACGTGCCTCGGATGAAGTGGTTGACGCCGATGCCCAGCAGCCGGGCCGTGTCGGCGTTTTCGGCCGTGGCTAAAAGCGCCTTGCCGGTGCGGGTGCGGTTGATGCCCCACCAAAGGCCCGCCAGCATGACCAGGCAGGCGGCGAAGAGGATGACCTGCACCGTGCGCACGGCCACGGGCCGGCCGCCCACGGAAAAGATCACGGCCATGGGCAGGTCGCCGAAGATGTTGGCGGGAAAGGAATAGATCTCGGCCCCGACCAGGTACTGGATGCAGTTGACGACAATCAGCGCCACGCCCAGGCTGCTGACCAGGGCCAGCAGCGGGTCGGCCCCGCGCCGGCGCAGCGGCCGAAACGCCAGCTGCTCCACGGCCAGGCCGGCCAGGCCCGACAGCAGCGCCCCGACGAGCAGGGCCGGGAAAAAGGGCAGGGTCACGGGCAGGCTGACGCCGGCGAGTAGGCCGTTGATGCCGAAACGGCCCACGGTCAGGGCGTAGGTGAGGTAGGCCCCCAGGGTGAACACCGCGCCGTGGGCGAAATTGATGATGCCGAGGATGGAAAAGACCAGGGTGTAGCCCAGGGCGAACACGGCATAGACCGAGCCGATGCTCAGTCCGTTGAGCAGACTTTGCGTAAGCCAGGCGAAGTCCATGGGGATACCAGGGCCTCGGCCGGCCGGAAGCGACGCTTTCGGCCGTGGCCAAGGCCTTCGGGATTATTCGGTGACCAGGACGAAGGCGCCTGTGGCGCCGTCGGGTTGCATGACGATCCTGGAGACGTAGAAATCCTTCTGCTCGATCTCGCCGGAAGGCAGGATGGCGATCTCGCCGATGGGCGTCAGCGTCGGACCGGTGCGCAGGGCGGCGTTGACCGCTTCGCGCAGCTGCGGCAGCTCGAACGAGGTGATTTTCTTGCCGCTGTCCCGCTCCACCTTGGCCAGTGCCTCGGCCACCACCTGCACGGCGGCGTAGGCCTGGGCCGAGAACTGGGCCGGGGCCTTCTGGTAGGCCTGCCGGAAGGCCTCCACGAAGGCCTTGTTGACCGGATTGTGCTCCACGGCGGCCGGGCTGTAGGCCTGGGCCACCAGGGTGTCGGCGCAAAGCGCCCCGCACACCGGGAACATGTTGGGCGAATTGAGCCCGTTGCCGCCGACGATTTGGCCCTTGTAGCCGAGCTGGCGCAACTGCTTGACCAGGTTGCCGGAATCGGCGGCCAGGCCCGAGATGACCACCAGGTCGGCCTTGGCCGCGAGCACCGTGGTGACCTGGGTGGTGAAATCGGTGTCCGTGGTCTGGAATTTCTGGACGGTCACGGTTTCCAGGCCCAGGTCCTTGACGGCCTGCTGGAAGACTTCGGTCTCGGAGGCGGAAAAGGCGTCGTTTTGGGCGTAGAGCACGGCCACCCGCCTGATGTCGGGTGTGAGCTTCAAGGCCTGCCTGAGGGAATGGGGGGCGACTTGCGTCATGGGCGCCGAGACACGCGACACGAAGGGGCCGATTTGCGGAATGCCCTTGGCCGTGTTGGACGGGGCGACGACCGGGACCTTGGCCTGGTTGGCCAGGGGATCGGCGGCGAAGGCCTGCTGGGACAGGGTGGGGCCGATGATGGCCACGACCTTGTCGCGGTTGATGAGGTTCTGGAAGGCGTTGACGGCCCCGGCCTCGTCGCCGCCGGTATCCTGGAAGGCCAGGGCGATTTTGGTGCCGTTGATGCCGCCGGCGGCGTTGATGCGGGCTTCGGCGACCTTGGCGCCGTTGACCTGTTCCTGGCCGAACAGGGCGACATTGCTGGTCTGGGCCACGGCGATGCCGATGGGAATGGGGGTGGCCACGGGTTGCGCCCGGGCCGGGGCGACGGCGCAGACGAGCAGGGACAGGGCGAGGGCAAGGGCCTTCATGGAGCCTCCGGGCCGGACGGTTGGCGTGGAACAAAAATTGTTCATATATTAAATAAGTTATTATGAACAATGACGGCATGCCTGTCAAGGTATGGGCTGGGCCGGGGGCACCCGTCCAGCACCCCGTTGGCGGACAATCCCGCCCCGGCCGGGAGGCGGCCCCTTGCCGGCCGGGCGAGGATGGCCCATAAACCGGGGATCGGCCGCCGTCGCGGCGGCGATCATCAGGAGTGAGGCGTATGACAGGCAAGCGAATCGGTTGGATCGGCACCGGCGTCATGGGAAGCTCCATGTGCGGCCACCTGCTCCAGGCGGGCCACGCGGTGCGCGTCTTCAACAGGTCCCGGGCCAAGGCCCTGGCCCTGGAGGAACGGGGGGCGGTGTGGTGCGACACTGCGGCCGAGGCGGCCCGGGGCAGCGAGGTCGTTTTCACCATCGTCGGCTTCCCCCGGGACGTGGAGGAGGTGTACTTCGGCCCGGACGGCGTCCTGGCCGGCGCGGCGCCGGGCTCGGTGGTCGTGGACATGACCACCTCCGAGCCGTCCCTGGCCGTGCGCATCCAGGCGGCGGCGGCGGCGCGGGGCCTGGGCGCCCTGGACGCGCCCGTGTCGGGCGGCGACATCGGGGCGCGTGAGGCCAGCCTGGCCATCATGGTCGGCGGCGAGGAGGCGGTTTTTGCGCGCGTCAAGCCGCTTTTCGAGCTCCTGGGCAGGAACGTGCGGCGCATGGGCGAGGCGGGCGCCGGCCAGCACACGAAGATGAGCAACCAGATCCTCATCGCCGGGAACATGATCGGCGTGGTGGAATCGCTGCTCTACGCCCGGCGGGCCGGCCTCGACCTGGACGCGGTCATCGACGTCATCGGCAGCGGCGCGGCCGGTTCCTGGTCCATCAACAACCTGGGCCGCCGCATCGCCAAGGGCGACTTCGCCCCGGGCTTTTTCATCAAGCACTTCATCAAGGACATGGGCATCGCCCTGGCCGAGGCCCGGGCCATGCGCCTGGCCCTGCCCGGCCTGGCCCTGGTCCAGCAGTTCTACCTGGCCGCCCAGGCGGAAGGCCTCGAAGACCTTGGCACGCAAGCGCTGTACAAGGTCCTGGAGCGCTTAAGCGGCCTGTAGCCCGGCGCGCACGACGAAGCGGCC
The DNA window shown above is from Solidesulfovibrio sp. and carries:
- a CDS encoding ABC transporter ATP-binding protein encodes the protein MALLEVAGLRVAYGAVVAVRDIALAIGQGEIVTLIGANGAGKSTILRAVSGLVAPRAGSIRYDGRDVTALAPEVLVRRGMAHCPEGRQVLSRLTVDDNLELGAYVRRDRAGIAADKERLFSVFPRLAERRRQLAGTLSGGEQQMLAMARALMSRPRLLLLDEPSLGLAPLLVAEIFEIIAGLGAMGTTILLVEQNAFQAMRVAARAYVVEAGAIVLSGPSAELLHDPRVTKAYLG
- a CDS encoding ABC transporter ATP-binding protein, producing MTALLAARDLRRSFGGLTAVCDVSLDVRQGEIMGLIGPNGAGKSTLFNLLTGLTRPDCGTVAFDGHDITRARPETIAGLGLARTFQNIRLFEGLSLLDNVRVAGRIKARSGLFRALLGTPGSRREEREVTDRAFELLSLVHLADRAGDVAASLPYGDRRRLEIARALALSPRLLLLDEPAAGLNPAEKSALADFIRGIRERFGLTVFLIEHNVPMVMGLCDRVMVLHFGLTIALGTPEAVQRDPAVIEAYLGGVGHGPA
- a CDS encoding branched-chain amino acid ABC transporter permease; the encoded protein is MSGLLENYGFLIVTIVQQALLGLSLYLPLMAGQLSLASLGFYSLGGYVAAIMGTHAWFAPWRDGLGLLLYPVEWLAALALGVVLGVAVGYPALRLRGIYLALATIAFVQVVGVAVLNLPIAGGAVGIFGIPQPFTTRLGYLWFFGPLFLFAMLLVHRLGTVGRGLPLLAIREDELAAGAMGVATTRNKVTAFVLGCALATVTGAMSAPLLNTWNARQGTFDASVTCLAYVLIGGSRSIWGPLCGAALLVGLPELLRPLQDSRMILNGLVLVIACVYLPRGIMGALAGLGKRLRAARSEAA
- a CDS encoding branched-chain amino acid ABC transporter permease, producing MDFAWLTQSLLNGLSIGSVYAVFALGYTLVFSILGIINFAHGAVFTLGAYLTYALTVGRFGINGLLAGVSLPVTLPFFPALLVGALLSGLAGLAVEQLAFRPLRRRGADPLLALVSSLGVALIVVNCIQYLVGAEIYSFPANIFGDLPMAVIFSVGGRPVAVRTVQVILFAACLVMLAGLWWGINRTRTGKALLATAENADTARLLGIGVNHFIRGTFFLSGLLGGLSGTLIGASFGLSGPYFGVAYGLKGLAVMVLGGLGSIPGAVVGGFVIGLGEAFLPADMSSYKEAVAFVLLFAILLIRPQGLLGGSLEQKV
- a CDS encoding ABC transporter substrate-binding protein, whose translation is MKALALALSLLVCAVAPARAQPVATPIPIGIAVAQTSNVALFGQEQVNGAKVAEARINAAGGINGTKIALAFQDTGGDEAGAVNAFQNLINRDKVVAIIGPTLSQQAFAADPLANQAKVPVVAPSNTAKGIPQIGPFVSRVSAPMTQVAPHSLRQALKLTPDIRRVAVLYAQNDAFSASETEVFQQAVKDLGLETVTVQKFQTTDTDFTTQVTTVLAAKADLVVISGLAADSGNLVKQLRQLGYKGQIVGGNGLNSPNMFPVCGALCADTLVAQAYSPAAVEHNPVNKAFVEAFRQAYQKAPAQFSAQAYAAVQVVAEALAKVERDSGKKITSFELPQLREAVNAALRTGPTLTPIGEIAILPSGEIEQKDFYVSRIVMQPDGATGAFVLVTE
- a CDS encoding NAD(P)-dependent oxidoreductase, coding for MTGKRIGWIGTGVMGSSMCGHLLQAGHAVRVFNRSRAKALALEERGAVWCDTAAEAARGSEVVFTIVGFPRDVEEVYFGPDGVLAGAAPGSVVVDMTTSEPSLAVRIQAAAAARGLGALDAPVSGGDIGAREASLAIMVGGEEAVFARVKPLFELLGRNVRRMGEAGAGQHTKMSNQILIAGNMIGVVESLLYARRAGLDLDAVIDVIGSGAAGSWSINNLGRRIAKGDFAPGFFIKHFIKDMGIALAEARAMRLALPGLALVQQFYLAAQAEGLEDLGTQALYKVLERLSGL